The Crocinitomicaceae bacterium genome includes a region encoding these proteins:
- the folP gene encoding dihydropteroate synthase, protein MGILNITPDSFYSASRIASDKDLLAAAEKMIHDGASILDLGAYSSRPGADHISEDEELRRLIPAIEKLVLHFPEMIFSLDTFRARVAHEGMCSGAHLVNDISGGQADENMFKTVAAHRATYIMMHLKGTPQTMHNQFHYDDLMAEISSFFNAQIKIANLAGVSEIIIDPGFGFSKTREQNFELLNKLDALIDLGYPLLAGVSRKSMIYKTLNLTPEESINGTTVLNSVALLKGSSILRVHDVKEARETIRLIGELKNYD, encoded by the coding sequence ATGGGAATTCTCAATATCACGCCTGATAGTTTTTATTCGGCAAGTAGAATTGCTAGTGACAAGGACTTGTTAGCAGCGGCAGAAAAAATGATACATGACGGAGCATCAATCCTTGATTTGGGGGCTTATTCATCTCGCCCGGGTGCAGACCATATCAGTGAAGATGAGGAGCTGAGGCGCCTGATACCAGCTATTGAAAAACTAGTTTTGCATTTTCCGGAAATGATTTTTTCGCTTGATACGTTCAGGGCACGGGTTGCTCATGAAGGAATGTGTTCCGGTGCGCATCTTGTTAATGATATATCCGGTGGTCAAGCTGATGAAAATATGTTTAAAACAGTGGCTGCACACAGGGCCACATATATCATGATGCACTTGAAAGGAACACCTCAAACCATGCATAATCAGTTTCATTATGATGATTTAATGGCAGAAATTAGTTCATTCTTTAATGCACAAATAAAAATTGCAAACCTCGCAGGTGTAAGTGAGATTATCATTGATCCGGGATTTGGATTTAGTAAAACCCGTGAACAAAATTTTGAACTCTTGAATAAACTAGACGCACTGATTGATCTTGGATATCCTTTACTGGCTGGCGTTTCAAGAAAGTCAATGATTTACAAAACCCTTAACTTAACACCTGAAGAAAGTATCAACGGAACCACCGTGCTAAATTCCGTAGCTTTGCTAAAAGGCTCATCAATACTGCGCGTTCATGATGTAAAAGAAGCGCGTGAAACTATCAGATTAATAGGAGAATTGAAGAATTATGATTAG
- a CDS encoding DUF1573 domain-containing protein: MKLFDFAIIIALSSAFTVTSGAEFYFKEPRVKFADTKAGEVITHTWHFSNSGTDALIISGYNVACTCTKIIYPEQPIAPGESGTIQLSFDTKGKYGLQMRKVEILSNAGKGSYFLSFKVYVLEE, translated from the coding sequence ATGAAGCTATTCGATTTTGCGATCATAATAGCGCTGAGTTCCGCATTCACTGTCACCAGTGGTGCGGAATTCTATTTTAAAGAGCCTCGTGTTAAATTTGCTGACACCAAAGCAGGCGAGGTCATTACGCATACTTGGCATTTTTCTAATTCAGGTACCGATGCCTTAATTATTTCAGGCTATAATGTAGCGTGTACTTGTACAAAAATCATTTACCCTGAACAGCCCATTGCTCCCGGTGAGTCTGGCACCATTCAACTCAGCTTTGATACAAAAGGAAAATATGGTTTGCAAATGCGCAAAGTTGAAATTTTGTCAAACGCAGGTAAAGGTTCTTATTTCTTGAGTTTTAAAGTGTATGTGCTTGAAGAATAG
- a CDS encoding DUF1573 domain-containing protein — protein sequence MKKAIFTLSLLVVAMLGLNSYAQEVGSNGPVLTIDKETHDYGTLEQGGNGECVFVVTNTGNEPLLIQMCKGSCGCTVPSCPQEPIAPGASAKITVKYDTNRVGPINKTVTITSNAVNSPSKMIYIRGNIVAKPAEGGTTTPTN from the coding sequence ATGAAAAAAGCAATTTTTACATTGAGCCTGCTAGTAGTTGCAATGCTCGGATTAAATTCTTACGCACAAGAAGTAGGTTCTAATGGTCCGGTTTTGACCATTGACAAAGAAACACATGACTATGGTACCCTTGAACAAGGTGGTAACGGTGAGTGTGTTTTTGTTGTAACCAACACCGGTAATGAGCCCCTTTTAATTCAGATGTGTAAAGGATCATGCGGTTGCACAGTGCCTTCTTGTCCGCAAGAGCCAATTGCACCCGGTGCTTCTGCTAAAATCACGGTTAAATATGATACTAACCGCGTAGGCCCAATCAACAAAACGGTTACTATTACTTCTAATGCTGTGAATTCACCTTCAAAAATGATTTACATCAGAGGAAACATTGTTGCAAAACCGGCTGAAGGCGGCACAACAACACCTACTAACTAA
- a CDS encoding DUF1573 domain-containing protein translates to MKNTLLSISVALAGVFTFSSGVHAQTEVNSSSKAVITIDKDVHDYGTIEQGANGECTFTVTNTGTEPLIISLCKGSCGCTVPVCPQEPIAPGASAKITVKYNTNNPGPINKSVTITSNAGNEPSKVVRITGNVTAKPTGGAPVNTGGPTNQ, encoded by the coding sequence ATGAAAAACACATTACTTTCAATATCTGTTGCGCTTGCAGGTGTGTTCACATTTTCATCAGGAGTTCATGCTCAAACAGAGGTAAACTCATCAAGCAAAGCAGTAATTACCATTGACAAAGATGTTCATGACTACGGTACCATTGAACAAGGTGCTAACGGTGAATGTACTTTTACAGTTACCAACACCGGAACAGAACCCTTGATTATTTCACTTTGTAAAGGATCATGCGGATGTACCGTACCTGTTTGCCCTCAAGAACCCATTGCACCCGGTGCATCTGCAAAAATTACAGTGAAGTATAATACCAACAACCCTGGACCAATTAATAAATCAGTTACCATTACCTCCAATGCTGGCAATGAACCAAGTAAAGTTGTTCGCATTACCGGAAATGTAACAGCAAAACCAACAGGTGGCGCACCGGTTAACACAGGTGGTCCAACTAATCAATAA
- a CDS encoding DUF1573 domain-containing protein — translation MKTVLSFAFMIATLGTISYLSQSAAPDPLSQGAVIETDKTTHDFGTIEQNGNGTCEFKVFNRGTEPLLISSCQGSCSCTVPQYPKEPIAPGESAVILVKYNTARTGPFNKSVRIFSNASNYAMLEVFIKGNVIAPSVVSPEKNAEE, via the coding sequence ATGAAAACAGTATTATCCTTCGCTTTTATGATCGCAACGCTTGGCACAATTTCTTATCTAAGTCAATCTGCAGCACCTGATCCATTATCTCAGGGAGCAGTAATTGAAACAGATAAAACCACACATGATTTTGGCACCATTGAGCAAAACGGAAACGGTACCTGTGAATTCAAGGTATTTAACCGAGGCACTGAACCCTTACTCATATCATCATGTCAGGGATCATGCTCATGCACTGTTCCGCAATATCCAAAAGAACCTATTGCGCCGGGTGAATCAGCCGTGATACTCGTTAAATATAATACAGCCAGAACAGGGCCATTCAACAAAAGCGTGCGCATTTTTTCCAATGCATCCAACTATGCCATGCTTGAGGTATTTATTAAAGGCAACGTAATAGCGCCATCAGTCGTCTCACCTGAAAAAAACGCAGAAGAATAA
- the recQ gene encoding DNA helicase RecQ: protein MSVVTETTLKDALRKYFGFGSFKGEQERIVQNVLDGKNTFVIMPTGGGKSLCYQLPALISEGTAIIVSPLIALMKNQVDAIRHVSESDEIAHFLNSSLTKAEIKKVRDDIVQGKTKLLYVAPESLTKQENIDFLTGVPISFFAIDEAHCISEWGHDFRPEYRRLREIFEKISNVPIIALTATATPKVQHDIQKNLNMLDATIFKMSFNRENLFYEVRPKRDVEKSIIRFIKERPGKSGIIYCLSRKKVEEMAELLQVNGINALAYHAGLESAVRGKHQDMFLMEEAEVIVATIAFGMGIDKPDVRYVIHHDIPKSLESYYQETGRAGRDGGEGVCLTFYSYKDIEKLEKFLQGKAVSEQEIGKQLLHETVSYAETSVCRRKYILHYFGEHFNEERCNAMCDNCKNPREKTEGKDEVLLFLKSVEALHEQQKAKYVCEFIVGRETSEIKSYKHDKEPLYGNGKARDLIFWNAVARQCLVSDLLMKEIESYGTLKLTEKGRAFIAKPTSFLLLKEHDYTGDHDDDGDSPKGSTTSDEVLYKMLLDLRKKVSRDKNIPPFVIFQEPSLQDMAVHYPITFEELTNIQGVGQGKAMRYGKPFIELIARYVEENDIDRPQDFVVKSIVNKSGLKVQIIQNVDRKMPLEAIAKSQGKGIADVISEIEAIVSSGTKINLDYYIDDLIDEEDQESIYDYFREAESDDIDSALKEFGGDFEEEQLRLMRIKFMSEMAN from the coding sequence ATGAGTGTTGTAACAGAGACAACGTTGAAAGATGCGCTGCGGAAGTATTTTGGTTTCGGTAGCTTTAAAGGTGAACAAGAACGTATTGTTCAAAATGTACTGGATGGTAAAAACACGTTTGTCATCATGCCAACCGGTGGCGGCAAATCATTGTGTTACCAATTACCGGCGTTGATTTCAGAAGGCACTGCGATTATCGTTTCTCCGCTAATTGCCTTGATGAAAAATCAGGTAGATGCTATCAGGCACGTGAGTGAATCTGATGAAATTGCACATTTTTTAAATTCTTCTCTTACAAAAGCTGAGATAAAAAAAGTGAGAGATGATATTGTTCAAGGTAAAACCAAGTTACTTTATGTTGCGCCCGAGTCACTCACTAAACAAGAGAATATTGATTTTCTTACCGGCGTTCCAATCTCATTTTTTGCCATTGATGAAGCGCATTGTATTTCAGAATGGGGACATGATTTCAGACCTGAGTATCGCCGCCTGAGAGAAATTTTTGAAAAAATCAGCAATGTTCCAATCATCGCGTTAACGGCTACTGCAACACCTAAAGTTCAGCATGACATTCAAAAAAATCTGAACATGCTGGATGCAACAATTTTTAAAATGTCTTTCAACCGCGAGAATTTATTCTATGAAGTCCGCCCTAAAAGAGATGTTGAGAAAAGTATTATTCGTTTCATTAAAGAGCGTCCCGGAAAGTCAGGTATTATTTATTGCCTGAGTCGTAAAAAAGTGGAAGAGATGGCTGAGCTCCTCCAAGTGAACGGAATCAATGCACTTGCCTACCATGCAGGTTTGGAATCTGCCGTGCGTGGCAAACATCAAGATATGTTTTTGATGGAAGAAGCTGAAGTCATTGTAGCAACCATTGCTTTTGGAATGGGTATTGACAAACCGGATGTGCGTTACGTCATTCACCACGATATCCCAAAAAGTCTTGAAAGTTATTATCAAGAAACAGGGCGCGCCGGACGTGATGGAGGTGAAGGGGTTTGTTTGACTTTCTACAGTTATAAAGACATTGAAAAACTTGAAAAATTTCTTCAGGGCAAGGCTGTATCTGAACAGGAAATAGGCAAACAATTATTGCATGAAACGGTTTCGTATGCTGAAACTTCTGTTTGTCGTCGCAAGTATATTCTGCATTATTTTGGTGAACATTTTAATGAAGAGCGATGCAATGCAATGTGCGATAACTGCAAAAATCCGCGTGAAAAAACTGAAGGAAAAGATGAAGTACTCCTGTTCCTGAAATCAGTGGAGGCTTTACATGAACAACAAAAAGCAAAATATGTATGTGAGTTTATTGTTGGACGTGAAACAAGTGAAATCAAATCGTACAAACATGACAAAGAACCACTATATGGAAATGGAAAAGCAAGAGATTTAATTTTCTGGAATGCGGTTGCAAGACAATGTTTGGTTTCTGATTTACTCATGAAAGAAATTGAAAGTTACGGTACCTTAAAACTCACTGAAAAGGGAAGAGCTTTTATTGCTAAACCAACATCATTTCTTCTGCTTAAAGAACATGACTATACCGGAGATCATGATGATGACGGTGATAGTCCAAAAGGCAGCACAACATCAGATGAAGTGCTATATAAAATGTTGCTTGATCTCAGAAAAAAAGTTTCAAGAGACAAAAATATTCCTCCCTTTGTGATTTTTCAAGAGCCGTCTCTGCAAGACATGGCAGTTCATTATCCAATCACCTTTGAAGAGCTTACCAATATTCAGGGAGTAGGGCAGGGTAAGGCCATGCGTTACGGTAAACCATTTATTGAACTTATTGCACGTTACGTTGAAGAAAATGACATTGATCGTCCGCAAGATTTTGTAGTAAAATCTATTGTCAATAAATCAGGATTAAAGGTGCAGATTATTCAAAACGTTGATCGCAAAATGCCTCTTGAAGCTATCGCAAAATCTCAAGGAAAAGGTATTGCCGATGTGATTTCTGAAATTGAAGCAATCGTTAGTTCAGGTACAAAAATTAATCTTGATTACTACATTGATGATTTAATTGATGAAGAAGATCAAGAAAGTATTTACGATTATTTCAGAGAAGCAGAATCTGATGATATTGATTCAGCGCTAAAAGAATTTGGCGGAGATTTTGAAGAAGAACAATTGCGGTTAATGCGCATTAAATTTATGAGTGAAATGGCGAATTAA
- a CDS encoding MFS transporter, which translates to MLFPLNIYQRALSNLNRNIWILAFAMFINRSGSMVMMFTSLYLTNELHYSLTQAGMVLFVYGIGGILGAFVGGWLSDKYNFRTVMIMSLLFSGFFLPVMILFTNLNAIAVIMFIYAFAADSFRPAISKGMALYSTPENRTRSVSLVRLAINLGVSVGPAIGGFIAFKMGFHPLLLIDAATSILAALIVLLYLPTLKPTKQVSTDAAEKTSPLSAYRDFDYLIFIFLVTTYGICFFQFFSSVPQYLDRVGHFDEDVIGWVLAVNGGLVALIELPLMLVLESQKKIFRLITYGAISIPIAFIILYFSQANLIFVLLYTVIITFGEIFAMPFMMNFTLSRPAKEKQGQYAALYSAAFGIALSLAPLLGLGIANKYSFEALFMVLIALSAFTALGFYLLMRRFEKEKATLV; encoded by the coding sequence ATGCTTTTTCCACTCAATATTTACCAACGCGCTTTGTCAAACCTGAACCGCAACATTTGGATATTGGCCTTTGCCATGTTCATTAACCGCAGTGGTTCCATGGTCATGATGTTTACCTCACTTTACCTCACGAACGAACTTCACTATTCATTGACTCAGGCCGGCATGGTATTATTTGTTTATGGTATTGGCGGAATTTTAGGAGCGTTTGTAGGCGGATGGCTATCTGATAAATATAATTTCAGAACGGTGATGATTATGAGTCTCTTGTTCAGTGGATTTTTTTTACCGGTTATGATTCTGTTCACCAACCTCAATGCTATTGCAGTGATCATGTTTATTTATGCCTTTGCAGCTGACTCATTCAGACCGGCTATTTCAAAAGGGATGGCGCTCTACAGTACTCCTGAAAACCGCACCAGGTCAGTTTCATTAGTAAGGCTTGCTATCAATTTGGGAGTTTCAGTAGGGCCGGCCATTGGCGGATTTATTGCATTTAAAATGGGATTTCATCCGCTATTATTGATTGATGCCGCAACCAGTATTCTTGCCGCGCTGATTGTATTGCTTTATTTACCTACTTTGAAACCAACTAAACAAGTGTCAACTGATGCTGCGGAAAAAACTAGTCCTCTATCAGCGTATCGTGATTTTGATTATCTGATTTTTATTTTTTTGGTAACTACGTATGGTATTTGTTTTTTTCAGTTTTTCTCAAGTGTGCCGCAATACCTTGATCGGGTTGGTCATTTTGATGAAGATGTGATAGGTTGGGTACTTGCGGTAAACGGAGGCTTGGTAGCTTTGATTGAATTGCCTCTCATGCTCGTTCTTGAGTCGCAGAAAAAAATATTTCGCTTAATTACTTATGGAGCAATCAGCATTCCAATTGCATTTATCATTCTTTATTTCAGCCAGGCCAATTTGATTTTCGTGCTTTTGTACACGGTCATCATCACATTTGGAGAAATATTTGCCATGCCTTTTATGATGAATTTTACCTTATCGCGCCCGGCAAAAGAAAAGCAGGGACAATATGCAGCACTTTATTCAGCGGCTTTTGGAATTGCATTGAGTTTGGCTCCCTTACTTGGATTAGGCATTGCAAACAAATATAGTTTTGAAGCGCTTTTTATGGTACTCATTGCCTTAAGTGCATTCACTGCACTGGGCTTCTATTTATTAATGAGAAGATTTGAAAAAGAAAAAGCTACCTTGGTGTAG
- the mgtE gene encoding magnesium transporter encodes MKFELTQEFLDQLVLNLEQGQNESVAEQIRPLHPADIADVMQNVSIEQARKIYELLDEEVAAESIIELEEEFRENLLKLFSPEEIAEQVDNLDSDDAADLLGELPEQQIDEVIAQMEDREHASEVTELLNYDEDTAGGLMQSEFMRANWNWPVDKTVVELRKQAEQVEKVYSIYIVDDDEHLKGILSLKQLLFAQPKTPIRDIYKERDLHVAKTHDSSEDVASLMEKYDLVSLPVVDRQNKLVGRITIDDVVDVIREEAEKDFQMASGITQNVESTASVFRHTRSRLPWIIIGLVGGVASSQIIKGYEGQIDINPSLAFFIPLIVATAGNVGVQSSAIIVQGLATKEFQFNGIFKQVMKESAIGLLVGLICSLIIFGVSYALDGDLNLGLTIGISLFIVVIIAAILGAFIPLFLDRIKIDPALATGPFITTANDIIGLSIYFLVAYFVYL; translated from the coding sequence ATGAAATTTGAACTTACACAAGAATTTCTTGACCAGCTGGTTCTGAACCTTGAACAAGGTCAGAATGAATCAGTAGCTGAGCAAATCAGACCGCTTCACCCGGCTGATATTGCTGATGTCATGCAAAATGTATCCATTGAACAGGCACGTAAAATTTACGAGTTACTTGATGAAGAAGTTGCCGCTGAATCAATCATTGAACTAGAAGAAGAGTTTAGAGAAAACCTGCTGAAATTATTTTCACCAGAAGAAATTGCTGAGCAAGTAGATAATTTGGATTCTGATGACGCAGCTGATTTGTTGGGTGAATTACCAGAGCAACAAATTGATGAGGTAATTGCGCAAATGGAAGACCGTGAACACGCGTCTGAAGTAACTGAACTTTTAAATTACGATGAAGATACCGCCGGCGGTTTAATGCAAAGTGAATTCATGCGTGCAAACTGGAACTGGCCTGTGGATAAAACCGTGGTTGAATTACGCAAGCAGGCTGAGCAGGTTGAAAAAGTATATTCGATTTACATTGTTGATGATGATGAGCATTTAAAAGGAATTTTATCACTGAAGCAATTACTTTTTGCACAGCCTAAAACACCAATTCGGGATATTTATAAAGAGCGTGATTTGCACGTGGCTAAAACGCATGACTCAAGTGAGGATGTTGCTTCATTAATGGAGAAATATGATTTGGTGTCATTGCCCGTGGTTGACAGACAAAATAAATTGGTGGGTCGTATTACCATTGATGATGTGGTGGATGTAATTCGTGAAGAAGCTGAGAAAGATTTTCAGATGGCAAGTGGTATCACTCAAAACGTAGAATCAACTGCCAGCGTATTTAGACATACGCGGTCTCGCTTACCTTGGATTATTATTGGTTTAGTTGGAGGGGTAGCAAGTTCACAAATTATAAAAGGTTACGAAGGGCAAATTGATATCAATCCTAGTCTTGCATTTTTTATTCCTCTCATTGTTGCAACTGCCGGTAATGTAGGAGTTCAATCATCGGCAATCATTGTGCAGGGCTTGGCTACTAAAGAATTTCAATTCAACGGTATTTTCAAACAAGTAATGAAAGAATCAGCCATTGGCTTACTGGTTGGTTTAATTTGTTCTCTCATCATTTTTGGTGTCAGCTATGCTTTAGATGGCGATCTGAATCTTGGTTTAACTATTGGAATTTCTCTCTTCATTGTGGTAATTATTGCTGCTATTTTAGGTGCATTTATTCCCTTATTTCTTGACAGAATTAAAATTGATCCGGCACTTGCTACAGGTCCATTTATCACAACTGCCAATGATATTATTGGCTTAAGTATTTATTTTCTTGTCGCCTATTTTGTGTACTTGTAA
- a CDS encoding heme-binding domain-containing protein, translating to MVIIQFIRIDKSVPEYDKSGDFTAVNSQDAEGIKLLKNACYDCHSYESKYPWYSNIAPVSWMVGHHIEEGREHLNFSLWTSYSVEDKAEIIEESCEEIQEGEMPMSGYVRMHAEADLSEQDKQVLITYLKSAAVGNPSMQSGGEDEQDED from the coding sequence ATGGTGATTATTCAATTTATACGCATTGATAAATCAGTGCCTGAGTATGATAAGAGTGGAGATTTTACCGCAGTGAATTCACAAGATGCTGAAGGAATTAAACTTCTTAAGAATGCTTGTTATGATTGTCATTCTTATGAATCAAAGTATCCTTGGTATTCAAATATAGCCCCGGTTTCATGGATGGTTGGTCATCATATTGAAGAAGGGCGTGAGCATTTGAATTTCTCTTTATGGACTTCCTATTCTGTTGAAGATAAAGCAGAGATTATTGAAGAGAGCTGTGAAGAAATTCAGGAAGGTGAAATGCCAATGAGTGGATACGTTCGCATGCATGCAGAAGCTGATTTATCTGAACAAGACAAACAGGTTTTAATTACTTACTTGAAATCCGCTGCGGTGGGTAATCCATCCATGCAATCAGGCGGTGAAGATGAACAGGATGAAGATTAA
- a CDS encoding peptide MFS transporter yields MAKAKHPKGLPYLFFSEMWERFGYYLMIGIFTLYLKDAVDGFGMTEAEASDLYGTFIAFVFLTPFIGGLLADRVLGYRRSITFGGILMGIGYCLMSVHDITMLYISMTLVILGNGFFKPNISTLLGNLYNDAQYKPLKDEGYNIFYMGINIGAFVCNFFGAALYNIMGWGAAFFAAGIGMFIGIIIFWIGTRHYAHADVIKPKSEKDLPLIKIFGFILLPSVAFGMLALLLPTPLVGSKTTDAFLFGCIPVIFFYARLLIKSPDNEKRPIAAMLAIFAVVIAFWAVFKQNGSTLNTWADRYTDREIPTEMLPTMKTLSLVDTIPYVKDSVVVMDAQFRVKDKKLKEWNYPSYYKNLPEEHKPQDGGAVYAFNTNLFQSVNPFWVVAFTPLVLAFFGFLKRRGKEPTTPAKIAFGLIISALSCLVMVGGVYAAQNGAVKTSAWWFISSYAVITIGELFLSPMGLSLVSKLSPPRLTALMMGGWFLATSIGNKLSGVLSSLWDGYENKANFFVVNFLLLLAAGLLMFGMMKWLNKIFREHGAS; encoded by the coding sequence ATGGCAAAAGCTAAACATCCTAAAGGACTTCCGTATCTGTTCTTCTCTGAAATGTGGGAGCGATTCGGTTATTACCTCATGATCGGAATTTTTACCCTGTATCTCAAAGATGCTGTGGATGGTTTTGGAATGACTGAAGCAGAAGCGTCAGATTTGTATGGAACCTTCATTGCTTTTGTTTTTCTTACTCCTTTTATTGGGGGACTGCTCGCTGACAGGGTACTGGGGTATCGCAGATCCATCACTTTTGGCGGAATTTTGATGGGTATTGGTTATTGCCTCATGTCTGTGCATGATATTACTATGTTGTATATCTCCATGACATTAGTGATTTTAGGTAACGGTTTTTTCAAACCAAATATCTCTACGCTGCTTGGTAATTTGTATAATGATGCGCAATACAAACCGTTAAAAGATGAAGGGTACAACATCTTCTACATGGGAATTAATATTGGAGCTTTTGTCTGCAATTTTTTTGGTGCGGCTCTCTATAATATTATGGGTTGGGGCGCTGCGTTTTTTGCAGCCGGTATAGGTATGTTTATTGGCATTATTATTTTTTGGATAGGTACAAGACATTATGCACACGCAGATGTAATTAAGCCCAAATCAGAAAAAGATTTACCATTGATTAAAATTTTCGGATTCATTTTGTTGCCTTCTGTTGCTTTTGGAATGTTAGCGCTATTGTTGCCAACGCCATTGGTGGGTTCTAAAACTACGGATGCGTTTTTATTTGGATGTATACCGGTCATATTTTTCTACGCGCGTTTGCTCATCAAATCACCCGACAACGAGAAAAGACCTATTGCAGCAATGCTCGCAATTTTTGCCGTGGTGATTGCTTTCTGGGCTGTGTTCAAACAGAATGGATCTACATTGAATACCTGGGCTGACCGCTACACTGACCGTGAGATACCAACAGAAATGCTGCCCACCATGAAAACATTAAGTCTGGTAGACACCATTCCGTATGTAAAAGATTCAGTCGTTGTGATGGATGCACAATTCAGAGTGAAAGATAAAAAGTTGAAAGAATGGAATTATCCGTCATACTATAAAAATTTACCTGAAGAGCATAAACCGCAAGATGGGGGTGCTGTGTATGCATTTAATACCAATTTGTTTCAATCAGTTAATCCATTTTGGGTAGTTGCTTTTACACCTTTAGTGCTTGCATTTTTTGGATTTTTGAAACGAAGGGGTAAAGAACCTACAACGCCGGCAAAAATTGCATTTGGTCTAATTATTTCTGCTTTGTCCTGTCTTGTGATGGTGGGCGGAGTTTATGCCGCCCAGAATGGTGCAGTGAAAACTTCTGCCTGGTGGTTCATCTCGTCATACGCCGTTATCACTATTGGTGAATTATTCTTGAGTCCAATGGGATTATCGCTGGTAAGTAAATTGAGTCCGCCTAGATTAACTGCCTTAATGATGGGTGGCTGGTTTTTAGCCACTTCAATTGGGAATAAACTGTCCGGTGTATTGTCATCTTTGTGGGATGGATATGAAAACAAAGCCAATTTCTTTGTAGTGAACTTTCTCCTTCTTTTGGCAGCCGGATTACTGATGTTTGGTATGATGAAATGGCTTAATAAAATTTTTAGAGAACATGGAGCTTCCTAA